DNA from Triticum aestivum cultivar Chinese Spring chromosome 7D, IWGSC CS RefSeq v2.1, whole genome shotgun sequence:
TAAAAAGGTTCATCATGTAATTCatatgttaatcatgcatttttaaaatattCAAGGTGTATTTTAAAATGGTCATCCGGTATATATAAAAGATAGACAGAATGTGCTCAGCATTTATGTTAAAAATGTTCTTGTTATATTTAATTTTTCATCTTGCATGAAAAAAATTCATTGTGTATTTATAAAAAAATTTAATCATGTATTGACAAATCTTCATCTGTAATTAATAAACATTCATCTTGTAAACTTAAATGTTCAACATGATTTTTCAAAATATCAAATAGTAATGAAAAAACGTCCATCTTGTATTTTAAAAATAAACTTCATGTATTTTGAAAATTCATCATGTATTCTAAAAATAATCATAGTGTATTTGTAAGATATCCAACGTGTATTAATACGTTCATCATATATTTTGAagcatcatgtattaaaaaatatgtATTTATCAAAAAGTTTATATTTTATCACAAATAAGCAGATAAAATATTATCGTGTACAAACCCAGCCTTTTGGATCTTGGGCACTCTTAGTGCATGCTACAAGAAATCAGCCGGAGAATTTATCATCTCGAAAagttaaaaataataatacttagaTTTGCATGGAGGGCTCGCGCCGCCGCACGAAAAAGGCCCCTGCACGGCAGGCATCTTGGCGAGCGCGGCCAGTGCGGAggcgcctcctccgcctccggcaGCAAGAATGAAGGACCCAGTTAGGAGCCTCCTGAGGTCCACGGCGACATGGGCCTCGTACTTGGCGGTCATGGCGAGAGCGTCGGGCGAGGCACAACGCGCGATCTCATAGGAGAGCGCGGCAACAGTGGGCACGGGCGAGAGGGTCTGCATAGCAGCCAATGGCAGCCTCGTTGCCAGTGagtgcggcggcagcggcggcagggaGTCACCATAGGAGTTCCGATGGGGGCCAGTCGCTCACAGTGCGTGGCACTGCACTAAGCCCAGCAACGCCTAATCTTATCTTTTTCTTACTTTTTTTAGTTTATATTTTATTTCGAGTAAATTACACAAATATCACTTTTTCTAAATAAAAtattcatgtatataaaaatgttcataccAAAAAAGATATATATTCTTGTATTCTAAAAACAATGTTCTAGTATGGCCAAAAAAAATTCGCGAATATAAAAAATGTATGTGTAAATTAAAACAGTTATCCATGATTTTCAAAATATATAACATtgtttctaaaatgttcatcatatatttaaaATATCAATGTGTACCTGAAAATTTATGAACACATCTTTAAAAAAGTCATCGTATGCTAAAAAAGTATCATCAAGTAATCCATAAATATTAATCATGTGTTTTCTGAAAATGCTAATCATGTATATATAAAAAGTTCGACTATATATTAAAAATGGTCAGCATTTGATTTGAAACATGTAGATCACCTGTAGCAGCGGTGGTGGAGGCGACAAAGCAGCTACTAGCTCAGCGACCACATGAAATACTACCGTTCGTCGCGAGCAAAATAAAGCGAGTCATGCACTCGCACGTATGGGTTCTTCTCTTTCTAAAACTGCTGTTTGGTTAAGATGCGTACCTGATGAGCTTAACCTGCTGTGTGAGCAGGATTGTAATGTTCCTGCTTAAGTAATGGAAGTGCTTTATCCCCcccgccccccaaaaaaaagaTTTGAAACATGTTCATGGTGTATTTAAAAATTGATCGTTGTGCATGAAAAAAAGTCCATTATGCACCAAAAACTCTTTATACTGTGTTTAAATGTTTATCATGTATGGACAAATATCCATCTTATAATATTAAATGCTCTACATGAATTATAAAAAATTAATGTGTCATTAAAAGAATGTTCATCTTCTATTTATAAAAATATCGTGTATTTTAATAGTTCATCGTGTATTTAAAAAACTCAGAGTGTATTAATAAGATGTCCAACGTGTATCAATATGTCCATCATATATGTTGAaacatcatgtatttaaaaaataatgTATTTGGCAAAACGTTTTATATTTATAAGAAAGAAGCAGGTAAAATGTTCAAGTACTTTTGTAATAAAAAATCATACTATTTGAAATTTAGAAAAAAAATGGTCACGATGAAATAAAATGTTCATGTACTTTTTTTGCGCGTTAATGTTCATGTACTGGAAAAACTATagtataaaaaaatgtttgcatatCTAAATAATTGTTCATATAACTGTTTGAAAAACATATAGTATAAAAAAGGTAACAAAAAAATCAGAAGACAATTaaaaaaacaacagaaaaagagAAAACCAAGAAAGCAATATAGATAGAAAAAGNNNNNNNNNNNNNNNNNNNNNNNNNNNNNNNNNNNNNNNNNNNNNNNNNNNNNNNNNNNNNNNNNNNNNNNNNNNNNNNNNNNNNNNNNNNNNNNNNNNNNNNNNNNNNNNNNNNNNNNNNNNNNNNNNNNNNNNNNNNNNNNNNNNNNNNNNNNNNNNNNNNNNNNNNNNNNNNNNNNNNNNNNACAGTTAAAGGAAAGAAAGACCGGAGGAAATCGAactcaaagaaaacaaaaaaaaaaaagGTAATTGATGTGCCTATCAGCAACCGCAAGGACTATACCAGCCTCTGTTTTTGGAAACACGTCACCAGGGAACCTTAGAAGTGTTATCTTGAACCGTGCTGCTGCAGTCTGTTATGAAAAGCCACCCCTCAAAGCCTAATTTATCCCGACAAGTAAATCATGTACGATCAAAGTGGCAAGATCTGACATGGCGAATGCAGCTGCGTCTTTGACGACTGGGAATGGATCATCCCCTCATTTATTCCGAAAACAAGGGTCAGCTTTGCAACAACATTTTCCACACGCGCTGCAGAATCCAAGCAGTAAACATGTTTTCAAAAAGCACGCGCAGCCTGCCAAACAAAAGGCTCAGATTGGCGAACCAAACCCGAAGAAACATCACCCAAAAGGAATCCTTTAGCAGAAAAATCAGACTTCCAGAGGAGGCACAGGCAGTAAGTAATGTGCTTGTTTCTGAATTTATGTATTCAGGATCTGTACAATCCTCAACAGGAATGTGACCTTCGGGAGATCCCTTGATGATGACGCTGTTAATTAAGTCTGTCTTCCGAACCAAGGTCCTGGGTTGCAAACTCTATTGAGCTCCAGCGGCATAAGCTGAACTTACTCTGCTTTCCTTTGTTTTTCTGAACTCTGAATATTTGCATCTAGTTTGCTTCCTCTGCTTTTGCTCTGTTTTCTGAAATCTGAATACTTGCATGTAGCTTCAGGTTTCGGGCCTCAGGTCGACCCGACTTGGGGCCTGAGAAACAATCTTCCACCTTCCGACCACGGGGCAGACGCGCAGAGATGATGCATGCCTCCTCACGCGGTCACGCAGCCCCACCGATGgcgatttttgttgttgttgttcatcATGTTACAAAGCCTTCTCTTTTGCCGAGCAGATGAACTTGGCAAATCATCTGTGCCACGTGGCAACAACGCTGCCTGTCCGCTTTGTTCCATCTGGTCTTTTTTATGCCATGTTCTGGGTTTTGACACTTTGCTGGAAGTGTGTATGCCGAGTCCTTTGCCAAGTGTTTTTCGTCCTTATTTGGCACTGGGCTAACAATTCGATTCCGGTAATGATACGCCAGGCACTAAACAATACACTTCAACTCTACACGTCAGGTTCTAGTTACTGACGTGACAACCAACCAACATGTTACAAAACTATGAGTGTGCATAGCCAATGGGCAAGCAATATTTGCCAAAGCCAAAAGTTGACAGTGAGCACTAGCGTCAATGTCAGGCACACAATGCCTGCATATTTCGTCATATTAAAACTAGCTTATCTTTCTAGTTTGATATGAATCATATCACTACCTGCATGTTTCGTCATGCTAAAACTACATTACATTTCTTGTTTGATACACCCACCGTCCCAAAAAGTTTGTCCCAAACTTGtcccttaaatggatgtatctagcgcTAACTTGAAAAATTGGGTTACTACCTGACGAATCTGCAAGCATCTTCAACCATGACTATTATATTCTTCTTCAGGGCAGGCTCCCTTCCTTCAAATCTCGTATCCCGGCCCAAACGCCGGCCCGTTACTCCAttttcatttcattcaaaataagCGGCACAAGTGTGTCTACCTGCACTGTACAACATGTAATTTCCGTAACGATCAAAGTGGCCAATGCAGCTGCGTCTTTGATGACTGGGATCATCCCCTCATTTATTCCGAAAACAAGGGTCAGCTTTGCAACAACATTTTCCACACGCACCGTATAACATAGTAAACATGTTTTCAAAAAGCACGCGCTCAGATTGGCGAACCAAATCCGAAGAATCATAAGCATGTACTAGTAAGCATCCTCTGCTTTTGCTATGTTTTCTGAACTCTGAATATTTGCCTCCTCACGCCAATGCTCCAACCACGGGGCAGATGGACAGAGATGCTAATGGCGACTGATATATATCCCCTCTTTCTTTTTAGAAAGTACAATAGAATGCACACTAAACTGTGCAATACTCGATCTTCAGCGCCGAATCTACGGCATACCCTAGCTacttagctactccctccgtcccataatataagataccTTTTAACACTACagtagtgttaaaaaacgtcttacattatgggacggagggagtagctaggtACAAACCCAACACTTAGGACCTGTTCGGAGCCCCTCCGCTCCACACAACTCCGCTCCCGGAGCTGCAGGTAAAAACAGCGGAGCGAGGAAATAGCTACTCCGTGGATCCCGGGATTTTTGGAGCTGGCGGGTTGCCGAACAGCCTCTTAGAGACCAAGCCGAGACAACTCCACTCCAGCTCTGCGACGGGATGTCCATGACGCCAGGCAGAACTATCTGCTCCAGCATCTTTCTCTGTCTCTCTCCGGCATCTCTGTGTGTGTGCCCGCGCACGCGCTACTCTGCTCCGGAGAGACGCCCACGTGTGTATATCAGCTCACAGAATCAGTTTATCTCTATGTAACAAGGACTGCATCAACCCATTTATGAACTACTGTAGCAATCATCTGAATACAACCTAGTAGAAATTTTTGGAAGGGAACAAGTTATCGGTCCAAACGACGAACCCTTCGGTACAGTACTTAATGGCAACACCACAGGATTGTCATGAGGCTGTACCGCTGTGGCGGCCTAGACAGCGCCCCACCCACGGCGATTTTTTTGTTACTGTTCACCATGTTACAAAGCCCTCTGTTTTGCCGAGCATATGAACTCATCAAATCATCTCCGCCACATGGCAACAACGGCGTCCGCTCTGTTCCATATGGTGCTTCATTGTACCCATCTTATTCTTGTTTATAAGCCCCAAGTGAGAGGCAGCAGCCCATGGCTTGAGAATCTTATAATGTTCATAGGATCCAAAAGGAGGCATCCGACACAAGGATGTGAATGGATTATTCATTAATGATTTTGAAGAAATAGCAGGAGCTCTGTCTTGTATACAAATATTCATATCTAGCTAATTGCGAAACAATAGCTACAGGGCATGAGGGTAAGGAAGAAAACAAATTACCAACCATagaggctatgtaatcataaggAAAGAAACAACAATGTGCTAGCCACATGAACATTCATGACCAGCAGGCAGGGATGACAATGCCGGTTTGGAGATAATCAAGATGATCAGCAGGTGACCGTTCAACTGTTGACAGCACCTTGAGTACTTGTTGCATTGTTGGACGGTGTGATGGATCTGGCTCTATGCACCGAATAGCGACGACGATCATTTGAAACATCTCACTTGCGATCTCAGGTCCCGGGAGTGGGAGCCGTGTGTCCAGCCAATTGCGAAGTAAGGTAGTTTTGTGAACAATGGATGAAAGGAAATCACCTGGGTGATGTCCCATGAACAACTCTAGGACCAGCACTCCGAAGCTATAAACATCACACTTCTCGGTCACCTTTGTTGTGTATGCAAGCTCTGAAGAAATATCAACATTCGAGCGTAAATTTTGCTACCTCTATCATCTAAGTGCATTGATCAATAAAAACTCTTCTAGTATGTTTATCTAAAAGTACCAACATAATGATATAATTTTACCTGGGGCAAGATATCCTTTGGTCCCGGCAAGATTTGTGCAGTTTGATCCATTCACATCTAGTATTTTTGCTAGACCAGAATCCGAGATGCAAGCCTTAAATTCAAGATCAAGCAAAACATTGCTGCTCTTTATATCTCTGTGGACTATCGGCGCGAAGCAACCGTGATGCATGTATGACAAAGCATGAGCAACATCCCTAACAATATTTAACCTCCTCGTCCAATCCATTTCAACTGCAGTTTCCAGACAATTTAAAGATGCTGCTAAGCTCCCTCTGCCCATGTATTCATATACAAGGAATCTCCCCTGAGTTGCAGAGCAGTAACCAAATAACTTTGCAATGTTGCGATGTCGAATGTGCATCAGCGAGTGTATTTCACGGTTAAATTGCTCATCGTCTTCTGCCACATGGATCTTCTTCACTGCAAATAATTCACCTGTTGCTAACTGAGCCCTATAGACAGATCCATTCCCTCCAGATCCGATGCAAAAATCTTTGCTGAAGTTGTTTGTGGCATCAACAATTTTCTTGTATACATATTCCCCATCAAAGTTCCAGATGGCGAACATCATGGTCTGTTGTACTTCATTTGTTGTTTCTatcttatttttcttccttttgcaATGCCATGTTATTACTAGTGTAATGACAAACACAAAAGATATAACAACTGGAATAATAACTAGTAAACTAGCACCAGACTTTTTCCCTTGTTTACTACTTCGAGGAAGGTCACAAGGGGGCAAACCTTTCACAACACCACACAATTTCTTATTATTCCTGAACCATTTGATTGGAGCTTCCTCGAAAAACCTAGTATGTGGCACTAACCCTTCTAGTTTGTTGTATGACACATCCATGGATAGGAGGCTGGTCATGCTCCGAAATGATGGTGGTATGCTACCGTTCAGTGCATTGTGAGAAAGATTCAAGGCTTCAAGCATACCAAGATCATCTAACAGACTTGGAATAGAGCCAACAATTGAATTGTCACTTAGATCCAACATATCTTGTAGGTTTACTAACATCCCAAGTTCAATAGGAATTGTACCATTTAGGTGATTGTGGCTCAACTTCAGAAAGTGAATCTTTAGGCAATGCTCAATTGATCTTGGTATTTGCCCAGTTAGGTTGTTTGATGAGAAATCTAGATACTCCAAGTTGTTCAGCGATCCAATTTCTTGTGGCATATTTCCCTGGAGCAAGTTACCAGAAAGGCTCAGGTTAAACAACATCGTTAGATTGCCTATTTCTCTTGGAATCTGTCCTTCAAGCTTGTTTGATGAAACATCAAGTATCCCCAGCTGAGTTAATTTCCCTATACTTGATGGTATTACTCCAGTTATATTGTTGTTTGATGCACGTAACACAGTAAGTTTGTAGCACCCACCCCAAAGATGAGATAATCTGCCGAACAATTTGTTTGAACTGACATCAATATAGAGAAGATTTGGATAAGCTCCCATCCCGGTGATATCTCCTTCAAGGTTATTTCGTTCAAGTCGAACCCTTACTAGGCTCTTACAACTTAGCAAGCTTGATGGTAAGGGTCCAACCAAGTTGTTGCTAGTAGCAGACAAATGTTGTAGCTGACCTCCCACACAGAGGTTGAATGGCAAGGCACCTGATAGGTTGTTAAAAGCGAGGTCCAACTTAACCAGACTCAATAACTTGACAATTCCTTGAGGTATAGGTCCCGAAAGTTGGTTCTTGTAAAGGTACAAGAGAGTGAGGTTTGTCAAATTCCCTATGGTTATTGGGATAGAACCAGAGAGTGTGTTATCTTGAAGAGCCAAATTCTCTAACTTCACAAGGTTACCTAATTCTTGTGGAATTTGACCAGAAAGTATGTTCTCCCAAAGGCGTAAGAAAGTGAGCTTGGTCAAATTACATAAATTTCTTGGAATGGAACCTGAGAGTATGTTTTTTTGAAGAGACAAACCCTCTAAGTTCACAAGGTAACCTAATTCCTGTGGAATTTGTCCGGAAAGTTTGTTGTCCCAAAGGTACAAGCTGTTGAGTTTTGTCAAATTCCCTAAGATGTCTGGGATGGAACCCGAGAGTGTGTTTTCACTAAGATCCAAGACCTCTAAGTTCACTTGGTAACCTAATTCTTGTGGAATTTGCCCTGAAAGTTCATTTTGGCAAAGATTCAAGGTGGCGAGTTTTGTCAAACCACCGATGTTGCTTGGGATTGAGCCAGAAAGATTATTGCTAGACAGATCTAATGTGACTAAGTGAGTTAGGTGGCCTATTTCAGAAGGGATGTGACCAACTAAATGATTGAGTGACAAGTTGAGGGTCACAAGGTTGCTACTCATTTTATCTAGTGGTACCGAGCCTCTTATCTGATTGCCTTGCAGTAGCAGACTTTGGAGCTCCTCCAGAGTCTCGATGCCTGGAGGGATGCCCCCGGAGAGGTAGTTGTGAGAGAGGTCGAGACTTGTCAGCGTCGTCAGCACTGTGAAGTTGAGCAACTCCAATGTCCCTCTAAGCTGCATCCCCCTCAGGGAGATACCGCTGATCACAGGCCGGCGCTGGTGCACCGTGCAGCTGACGCCGTGCCAGCTGCAGAGCGTGGAGGCGTTCTCCCAGGACATCAGGGCTTGCTGACTCTGGTTGCTGAGGCTGGCTTTCCAGACAAGGAGTGCTCTTGCTTGTACTCCGATGTCCGGCACGAGCGCGCCGACCGTgatcagcag
Protein-coding regions in this window:
- the LOC123164025 gene encoding MDIS1-interacting receptor like kinase 2-like; amino-acid sequence: METERPKVLASLAALLLLLLITVGALVPDIGVQARALLVWKASLSNQSQQALMSWENASTLCSWHGVSCTVHQRRPVISGISLRGMQLRGTLELLNFTVLTTLTSLDLSHNYLSGGIPPGIETLEELQSLLLQGNQIRGSVPLDKMSSNLVTLNLSLNHLVGHIPSEIGHLTHLVTLDLSSNNLSGSIPSNIGGLTKLATLNLCQNELSGQIPQELGYQVNLEVLDLSENTLSGSIPDILGNLTKLNSLYLWDNKLSGQIPQELGYLVNLEGLSLQKNILSGSIPRNLCNLTKLTFLRLWENILSGQIPQELGNLVKLENLALQDNTLSGSIPITIGNLTNLTLLYLYKNQLSGPIPQGIVKLLSLVKLDLAFNNLSGALPFNLCVGGQLQHLSATSNNLVGPLPSSLLSCKSLVRVRLERNNLEGDITGMGAYPNLLYIDVSSNKLFGRLSHLWGGCYKLTVLRASNNNITGVIPSSIGKLTQLGILDVSSNKLEGQIPREIGNLTMLFNLSLSGNLLQGNMPQEIGSLNNLEYLDFSSNNLTGQIPRSIEHCLKIHFLKLSHNHLNGTIPIELGMLVNLQDMLDLSDNSIVGSIPSLLDDLGMLEALNLSHNALNGSIPPSFRSMTSLLSMDVSYNKLEGLVPHTRFFEEAPIKWFRNNKKLCGVVKGLPPCDLPRSSKQGKKSGASLLVIIPVVISFVFVITLVITWHCKRKKNKIETTNEVQQTMMFAIWNFDGEYVYKKIVDATNNFSKDFCIGSGGNGSVYRAQLATGELFAVKKIHVAEDDEQFNREIHSLMHIRHRNIAKLFGYCSATQGRFLVYEYMGRGSLAASLNCLETAVEMDWTRRLNIVRDVAHALSYMHHGCFAPIVHRDIKSSNVLLDLEFKACISDSGLAKILDVNGSNCTNLAGTKGYLAPELAYTTKVTEKCDVYSFGVLVLELFMGHHPGDFLSSIVHKTTLLRNWLDTRLPLPGPEIASEMFQMIVVAIRCIEPDPSHRPTMQQVLKVLSTVERSPADHLDYLQTGIVIPACWS